A segment of the Methanofastidiosum sp. genome:
TTGCTCAAGGGTAGTGAGTTGACCGGACACGATCAGCGCGTAAGCCTCAGGCTTAAAACTCCTATCCACGTACTGGAAGAACTTTTCCACCTTGCCGCGTCCCTGGGGTCTACCCGGCCTTGAGTGGATGAGGTGGAACCCCAACTCGCCGGCGATCCGCTCAAGGTGCTGACCAGAGTATATCGCCCCGTTGTCGCAGTAGAGCCTGGCTGGAACCCCGTGCCTCATGATCGCTTTCTTCAGGGCGTCCTCGAGTTTCGGCCTGCGCTCCTCGAAGTAGTACTCGGCGTGCGGGACATACCTCGAGTAGTCGTCCAGAAAAGCGATGAGGTACGCCTGGCGCTTTCGTTCCCCGCCGTCGGGGTCTGGAAGGTAGAGCGTGTGGTGACAATCACCCTGCCAGGTATGGTTTCTGTGCGGTGATTGAAACCTGCGGTGCCCCCTCTCCCGCGACGGCATTTTCACCCCCAACTCCGAAAGATGTCTCCTGAGAGTGCTCACCTTGAGTTGGCCGGCGTCCACTTCCCCCGCGAGTTGCAGCATAGCGATGATCTGGGGAACGCTTCTTGACGGTAACTCCCGTTTCAACGCCTCGGCCTTCTCCAACACGGCCCTCGGCAGGGCGCGGGGACTTCCCTTGTCAGCCCGCCCCGTGGGCCTGAGCGCCTCGATGCCTCCTTTCCGGTAGAATCGGAGCCAGCGCTCAAGTGTACGCTGGGTCACCGTGGTCGCCTTGCTGAACGGGATTTCGTAGGTTTTTCCCGCGAGTTCCCTCAACAGGCGGGCCTGTTCCCCCCGGCCAAGCGGCTGCACCACCACTGGGGCGATCACGCCGTACCGGAAGTTCGCTATGAGTTGAGC
Coding sequences within it:
- a CDS encoding DDE-type integrase/transposase/recombinase, whose product is MTEEQAQLIANFRYGVIAPVVVQPLGRGEQARLLRELAGKTYEIPFSKATTVTQRTLERWLRFYRKGGIEALRPTGRADKGSPRALPRAVLEKAEALKRELPSRSVPQIIAMLQLAGEVDAGQLKVSTLRRHLSELGVKMPSRERGHRRFQSPHRNHTWQGDCHHTLYLPDPDGGERKRQAYLIAFLDDYSRYVPHAEYYFEERRPKLEDALKKAIMRHGVPARLYCDNGAIYSGQHLERIAGELGFHLIHSRPGRPQGRGKVEKFFQYVDRSFKPEAYALIVSGQLTTLEQLNEYFWAWLEVAYHQKPHGALKQTPKERFESDPTPLRKLDFFRVRQSFLWQEQRRVDKTGCFTLDGNTYEVSAALVRRAITIRYDPYSLDLIQVWRGSEQYPDAQPVNLQRTRHRDLGKPLPIPAPVSTGLNLLELARRQYEEEKRQRLGEMRFPRLTEGGGQ